A stretch of the Gracilinanus agilis isolate LMUSP501 chromosome 4, AgileGrace, whole genome shotgun sequence genome encodes the following:
- the LOC123247637 gene encoding keratin-associated protein 16-1, whose amino-acid sequence MSGSCCSGTCTTVPAISICPTDVSCGSSTICLTTSCPSPTWQLISCEDPCSTSPSCAPSCCESSCCEPTCCQPVCCEPTPCESSCCEPSCCEPICSVPTCCQPVCSVSACCQPVCCETSSCVPSCTVPTCCQPVCSVPACCPPVCSESSCCQPASCVTLVCEPVCYRTICCLPSPCEPACPVQEPSCCIPSVCPTACYQSTSCQQSVCLPSPCQPSCYVVKRCQSVGCEPISCKPACVSSCCQPLCCRPGSSASVVCRPACSRPTFYVPSSCRPPCIASISYRPACYRPICSSPLGCKQPYLTSFSYRPTCYRSPYSLPFLRRPTCVTSIASRPACCQPVCSEPSSPCKPTCEKSTSSQPDGSESTPCKQSVSAASPCEPTSSGTAPCTPSSPTTSETTAVKVEDGKSSGCCSRNCRSRH is encoded by the coding sequence ATGTCTGGCAGCTGCTGTTCCGGGACTTGCACCACAGTGCCAGCCATCTCTATCTGCCCAACAGATGTGAGCTGTGGTAGTTCCACCATCTGCCTGACTACTTCCTGCCCAAGTCCAACATGGCAACTTATTAGCTGTGAAGACCCATGCAGCACATCTCCAAGCTGTGCCCCGAGTTGCTGTGAATCCTCTTGCTGTGAGCCCACTTGCTGCCAGCCAGTATGCTGTGAGCCCACTCCTTGTGAATCCTCTTGCTGTGAGCCCAGTTGCTGCGAGCCCATCTGCTCTGTGCCTACTTGTTGCCAACCAGTCTGCTCTGTATCAGCTTGCTGTCAGCCTGTTTGCTGTGAAACCAGTTCTTGTGTGCCATCTTGCACGGTGCCCACTTGCTGCCAACCTGTCTGCTCTGTGCCTGCTTGTTGTCCACCCGTTTGCTCTGAGTCCAGTTGCTGCCAGCCAGCTTCCTGTGTGACACTGGTCTGTGAACCTGTCTGCTACCGTACCATCTGCTGCCTACCCAGTCCCTGTGAACCAGCCTGCCCAGTCCAAGAGCCTTCCTGTTGCATTCCCAGTGTCTGCCCAACAGCCTGCTATCAATCCACCTCTTGCCAACAGAGCGTCTGCCTGCCCAGTCCATGCCAGCCATCTTGTTACGTAGTAAAACGCTGCCAGTCAGTTGGCTGTGAACCCATTTCCTGCAAACCAGCTTGTGTGTCTTCCTGCTGCCAACCACTCTGCTGCCGACCAGGATCTTCGGCTTCTGTCGTCTGCCGGCCAGCTTGCTCTCGACCCACTTTCTACGTGCCCAGTTCCTGTAGGCCACCTTGCATCGCATCCATTTCCTACCGACCAGCTTGTTACCGTCCCATCTGTTCCTCTCCTCTCGGTTGCAAACAACCGTacttgacttctttttcttatcgTCCAACTTGCTACCGCTCACCCTACTCGCTACCCTTTCTGCGCAGGCCAACCTGTGTCACCTCCATTGCTTCTCGGCCGGCATGCTGTCAGCCAGTCTGCTCTGAGCCTAGTTCCCCATGTAAGCCCACTTGTGAAAAGTCTACTTCTAGCCAGCCAGATGGTTCTGAGTCCACTCCCTGCAAGCAATCTGTCTCAGCGGCTAGTCCTTGTGAGCCGACAAGCTCCGGGACTGCTCCCTGCACACCCAGCAGCCCAACCACCAGCGAAACAACTGCTGTCAAAGTAGAGGATGGAAAATCATCTGGCTGCTGTTCCAGAAACTGTAGATCCAGGCATTAG